In one Ornithinimicrobium pratense genomic region, the following are encoded:
- a CDS encoding complex I subunit 4 family protein translates to MSEVLIAVRDELVELIPDLGTGWLLLALGPLLLVAVALLTAGRWASPPGRRVVHVASMLAAMLSAVGVLGTALHRPVLAQPWIESLGVWFTLRADGLSAPLILLTAVIGVVATSLHLHVPPPPRPADPALEGTTPTSPIPVVRATDVPGLASYHACLLLILLGSLLAFLAGDALLFFIGFELVLIPMWLLIGRYGDPASDPRGAAQRFLVVTVVGSSLMLAGLLALATATGTTDLALWAQQGPGALDRSTQIVVAALLLSGLALKIPVFPLHTWLPWVHATAPTAGSVLLAAVLLKLGTYGIARFVVPVVPTGFAFWAPLLGGLAVVGVVWAGLACLVERDLKRLIAWASVAHLGFVVLALATGTQTGLQAALFGNVAHGLVSALLFVVVGGLKHRWGSADLAVARAAVREVAPRLGVGLVLGLAAGMGLPGLAGFWGEIGALFASWAPAADRPEGWFRSFTVVGALGAVLAVAYSVRVLREVWTGDRLEPRVPDAIVTERWAIGLLGALVVAVGVVPTALFAVTAPYVAEVLAR, encoded by the coding sequence GTGAGTGAGGTCTTGATCGCCGTCCGCGACGAGCTCGTCGAGCTCATCCCCGACCTGGGCACCGGGTGGCTGCTGCTCGCCCTGGGGCCGCTGCTGCTGGTGGCCGTGGCGCTGCTCACGGCGGGTCGCTGGGCCTCCCCGCCCGGGCGGCGGGTGGTGCACGTGGCCTCGATGCTGGCGGCCATGCTGTCGGCGGTGGGCGTGCTCGGCACCGCCTTGCACCGCCCCGTGCTGGCCCAGCCCTGGATCGAGAGCCTCGGCGTGTGGTTCACGCTGCGGGCCGACGGGTTGTCTGCGCCGCTGATCCTGCTCACCGCCGTGATCGGCGTCGTCGCCACCAGCCTGCACCTGCACGTCCCCCCGCCGCCGCGACCTGCGGACCCGGCACTGGAGGGCACCACCCCCACCTCGCCCATCCCGGTGGTGCGAGCGACCGATGTGCCCGGTCTGGCGAGTTACCACGCCTGCCTGCTGCTCATCCTGCTCGGCTCCTTGCTGGCCTTCCTTGCCGGGGACGCCCTGCTCTTCTTCATCGGCTTCGAGCTGGTCCTCATCCCGATGTGGCTGCTGATCGGCCGGTACGGCGACCCCGCCAGCGACCCACGCGGTGCTGCCCAACGCTTCCTGGTGGTCACCGTCGTGGGCTCCTCCCTCATGCTCGCCGGCCTGCTCGCCCTGGCCACCGCCACCGGCACCACCGACCTGGCCCTGTGGGCGCAGCAAGGCCCCGGAGCCCTCGACCGCAGCACCCAGATTGTCGTCGCGGCCCTGCTGCTGAGCGGGCTGGCCCTGAAGATCCCTGTCTTCCCGCTGCATACCTGGCTGCCGTGGGTGCACGCCACCGCACCGACGGCCGGGTCGGTGCTGCTGGCCGCGGTGCTGCTCAAGCTGGGCACGTACGGCATCGCCCGGTTCGTCGTCCCGGTGGTCCCGACCGGGTTCGCCTTCTGGGCCCCCCTGCTGGGCGGGTTGGCCGTGGTCGGCGTCGTATGGGCCGGTCTGGCCTGCCTGGTCGAGCGCGACCTGAAGCGGCTCATCGCGTGGGCCTCGGTGGCCCACCTCGGCTTCGTGGTGCTGGCGTTGGCGACCGGCACGCAGACCGGGCTGCAGGCGGCCCTGTTCGGCAACGTCGCGCACGGGCTGGTCTCCGCACTGCTCTTCGTGGTTGTCGGCGGGCTCAAGCACCGGTGGGGCAGCGCAGATCTTGCGGTCGCCCGCGCGGCGGTGCGCGAGGTTGCCCCGCGGCTGGGTGTCGGGCTCGTGCTCGGTCTGGCCGCCGGGATGGGCCTGCCGGGCCTGGCCGGCTTCTGGGGCGAGATCGGGGCGCTCTTCGCGTCCTGGGCCCCCGCGGCCGATCGGCCCGAGGGCTGGTTTCGCTCCTTCACCGTGGTCGGCGCGCTGGGGGCGGTGCTCGCCGTGGCTTACAGCGTGCGCGTGCTGCGCGAAGTCTGGACCGGTGACCGGCTCGAGCCCCGGGTCCCTGACGCCATCGTGACCGAACGATGGGCCATCGGCCTGCTCGGGGCGCTGGTCGTGGCGGTGGGCGTGGTGCCGACCGCCCTGTTTGCGGTGACCGCCCCCTATGTCGCAGAGGTCCTGGCCCGATGA
- a CDS encoding NADH-quinone oxidoreductase subunit L codes for MSLPALTWDDFQLPSIDVPSLPVPDLWGSPSQWLVLIPLLAALAGVTLVGRSNRLGAWIAVGGALATATVSLWQLYTLARIEDGQRTAGTIGPLSLGELQVPLQLVVGWPLALVSATVAVVALVIQGYARWYLWYDPRYRTFAATVSLFTGAMLLTVLSDDVLLTLVGWEVMGWCSFLLIGHHSIKPGPTRAAAKALIVTRTADAAFVVGLVILAAGAGTTALREIVEHWSQVAVDGPGPTLTAAMVLIVLGVAGKSALFPFQDWLPDAMEGPTPASALIHAATMVAAGTVVLTQLFPLLAVTGPARLLLAVLASLTMLGAAVLAFAQGDLKRLLAWSTVSQVALMLAVLAAAMPQTGPDAALQHLIGHAWFKALLFLATGWLGVLVGGTAMAVVASGTRRYRVLRRRFGWGLLALAGVPPFVGFVSKELILGTAEAGAAAGGGLASVLVLGAVGASAPLTAAYCMRAWLVLSRPTLEQRLANAYELGDVERIDDFFDEPQVVQEAEGVERAEAAISSTARLGTSLLMVMTVLGGAVLLLPVWRSGAHLDLRLMAATLLLMLVSALLVRLAARGVRTRDAAARIPAGMSLAAERGLGADYAYRLLVGAPVMALARAVTWFDREVLDSWVRGLGAAPRLLGRAGDLASPRRATPSMALVLAGVLVLAAIGVITS; via the coding sequence ATGAGCCTGCCCGCCCTGACCTGGGACGACTTCCAGCTGCCCTCGATCGACGTCCCCTCCCTGCCGGTGCCGGACCTGTGGGGCAGCCCGTCGCAGTGGCTGGTGCTCATCCCCCTGCTGGCCGCGCTGGCCGGGGTCACCCTCGTCGGCCGGTCCAACCGGCTGGGCGCCTGGATCGCCGTCGGTGGCGCGCTGGCGACGGCGACGGTCTCGCTGTGGCAGCTGTACACCCTGGCCCGGATCGAGGACGGTCAGCGCACGGCGGGGACGATCGGGCCGTTGAGCCTGGGCGAGCTGCAGGTGCCGCTCCAGCTCGTCGTGGGGTGGCCGTTGGCCCTGGTCAGCGCCACGGTGGCCGTCGTCGCGCTCGTCATCCAAGGGTATGCCCGGTGGTACCTCTGGTACGACCCCCGCTACCGCACCTTCGCCGCCACCGTCTCGTTGTTCACCGGGGCGATGCTGCTCACGGTGCTCTCGGACGACGTGCTGCTCACCCTGGTCGGCTGGGAGGTGATGGGCTGGTGCTCGTTCCTGCTCATCGGCCACCACTCCATCAAGCCGGGGCCCACGCGCGCGGCCGCCAAGGCGCTCATCGTCACCCGGACGGCCGACGCCGCCTTCGTCGTCGGTCTGGTCATCCTGGCCGCGGGCGCCGGGACGACCGCCCTGCGCGAGATCGTCGAGCACTGGTCGCAGGTGGCCGTGGACGGGCCCGGCCCCACGCTCACCGCGGCGATGGTGCTCATCGTCCTGGGGGTGGCCGGGAAGTCTGCGCTCTTCCCCTTCCAGGACTGGCTGCCGGACGCGATGGAGGGCCCCACGCCGGCCTCCGCGCTGATCCACGCGGCCACCATGGTTGCGGCCGGCACCGTGGTGCTCACCCAGCTCTTCCCGCTGCTGGCGGTCACCGGTCCCGCCCGCTTGCTGCTCGCGGTCCTGGCCAGCCTCACCATGCTGGGCGCGGCCGTGCTGGCCTTCGCCCAGGGCGACCTGAAGCGCCTGCTCGCCTGGTCCACCGTCAGCCAGGTGGCCCTGATGCTGGCCGTGCTGGCCGCGGCGATGCCGCAGACCGGGCCCGACGCGGCCCTGCAGCACCTCATCGGGCACGCCTGGTTCAAGGCACTGCTCTTCTTGGCCACCGGTTGGCTCGGGGTCCTGGTCGGCGGGACCGCGATGGCCGTGGTGGCCTCCGGCACTCGCCGCTACCGGGTGCTGCGGCGTCGTTTCGGGTGGGGCCTGCTGGCGTTGGCAGGGGTGCCGCCGTTCGTCGGCTTCGTCTCCAAGGAGCTCATCCTGGGCACTGCCGAGGCCGGGGCCGCCGCCGGTGGGGGACTGGCCTCGGTCCTGGTCCTCGGCGCGGTCGGCGCCTCCGCCCCGCTCACCGCCGCCTACTGCATGCGGGCCTGGCTGGTGCTCAGCCGACCCACCCTGGAGCAGCGCCTGGCCAACGCCTATGAGCTGGGGGACGTCGAGCGGATCGACGACTTCTTCGACGAGCCGCAGGTGGTCCAGGAGGCCGAGGGCGTGGAGCGGGCCGAGGCCGCGATCAGCTCCACCGCCCGGCTGGGCACCTCGCTGCTCATGGTGATGACCGTGCTGGGTGGCGCCGTCCTGCTGCTGCCCGTCTGGCGCTCCGGTGCACACCTCGACCTGCGGCTGATGGCTGCCACCCTGCTGCTCATGCTGGTCAGCGCACTGCTAGTGCGGCTTGCCGCCCGCGGTGTGCGCACGCGCGACGCTGCAGCGCGGATCCCGGCCGGGATGAGCCTGGCCGCCGAGCGCGGGCTCGGTGCCGACTACGCCTATCGGTTGCTGGTCGGCGCCCCCGTCATGGCGCTGGCCCGGGCGGTGACCTGGTTCGACCGGGAAGTCCTGGACTCCTGGGTCCGGGGCCTGGGCGCCGCGCCGCGCCTGCTGGGGAGGGCCGGAGACCTGGCCAGCCCGCGGCGGGCGACGCCGAGCATGGCGCTCGTGCTGGCCGGCGTCCTCGTCCTGGCCGCGATCGGGGTGATCACCTCGTGA
- the nuoK gene encoding NADH-quinone oxidoreductase subunit NuoK produces MIRPVLPYLLVAVLAGLGAYGVLARRHAVLMLIGVELLLGAAGLLLVTVGQTGVVTDGSAQVLTLFLITIAAAEVVVALAILLALFRARGHVDLHTPLEPRGEVGSR; encoded by the coding sequence ATGATCCGCCCGGTGCTGCCTTACCTGCTCGTGGCGGTCCTCGCCGGGCTAGGGGCCTACGGCGTGCTGGCCCGGCGGCACGCCGTCCTGATGCTGATCGGCGTGGAGCTGCTGCTCGGCGCCGCCGGTCTGCTGCTGGTCACCGTCGGCCAGACGGGCGTGGTCACCGACGGCTCCGCTCAGGTGCTGACCCTGTTCCTCATCACCATCGCGGCGGCCGAGGTCGTCGTGGCGCTGGCGATCCTGCTGGCCCTCTTCCGCGCCCGCGGGCACGTCGACCTGCATACCCCCCTCGAGCCCCGGGGGGAGGTGGGGTCGCGATGA
- a CDS encoding NADH-quinone oxidoreductase subunit J: MTGLDVLFVAVGLLTAGAGLLAVISRQVLHAALWLVVALGGIAGCYLVLGAELVALVQLLVYVGAVVVLVLFVLMLTRQGGVPAVATAPHRVAAGLVGAGTAVVLGGALLTAFGWGQVELAGPSGTEVATAIFGTYVWPFELLSALLLLALVAAVAVARAPVGGEDET, encoded by the coding sequence GTGACCGGTCTGGACGTGCTGTTCGTGGCTGTCGGACTGCTCACCGCGGGCGCCGGCCTGCTCGCGGTCATCTCCCGGCAGGTGCTGCACGCGGCGTTGTGGCTGGTGGTGGCGCTCGGCGGGATCGCCGGCTGCTACCTGGTGCTGGGCGCCGAGCTGGTGGCGCTGGTGCAGCTGCTGGTCTACGTCGGGGCCGTGGTGGTGCTGGTCCTCTTCGTCCTCATGCTCACCCGGCAGGGCGGGGTGCCCGCGGTGGCGACGGCCCCGCACCGGGTCGCTGCAGGCCTGGTCGGTGCCGGGACCGCCGTCGTCCTGGGCGGGGCGCTGCTGACCGCCTTCGGCTGGGGTCAGGTGGAGCTGGCCGGGCCGAGCGGCACCGAGGTCGCCACCGCGATCTTCGGCACCTACGTCTGGCCCTTCGAGCTGCTCTCGGCGCTCCTGCTGCTCGCGCTGGTCGCCGCCGTCGCGGTGGCCCGCGCCCCCGTCGGCGGCGAGGACGAGACATGA
- a CDS encoding NuoI/complex I 23 kDa subunit family protein, translating into MKGLLRGLRTTLRTLIRRPHTAQYPHVEPELPERSRGVIALLEENCTSCMLCARECPDWCIYIDSHKEETPPETEGGRARQKNVLDRFEIDYSLCMYCGICIEVCPFDALFWAPDFAYAEGDIRNLLHDKERLGTWMRRVPESTWPEGYAGPPVSPAEAAQLPGGGAAQLPSEEVEAQAAAQVPGDSAVAAESKVDPTPGEQPS; encoded by the coding sequence ATGAAAGGTCTGCTGCGCGGGCTGCGCACGACGTTGCGCACCCTGATCCGCCGCCCCCACACGGCGCAGTACCCCCACGTGGAGCCCGAGCTGCCGGAGCGTTCCCGGGGCGTCATCGCCCTGCTGGAGGAGAACTGCACCTCCTGCATGCTCTGCGCCCGCGAGTGCCCGGACTGGTGCATCTACATCGACTCGCACAAAGAGGAGACCCCCCCGGAGACGGAGGGCGGCCGGGCGCGGCAGAAGAACGTCCTGGACCGCTTCGAGATCGACTACTCGCTGTGCATGTACTGCGGGATCTGCATCGAGGTGTGCCCCTTCGACGCCCTCTTCTGGGCGCCCGACTTCGCCTACGCCGAGGGCGACATCCGCAACCTGCTGCACGACAAGGAGCGGCTGGGCACCTGGATGCGGCGGGTGCCGGAGTCGACCTGGCCGGAGGGGTATGCCGGGCCGCCGGTCTCCCCAGCCGAGGCGGCGCAGCTGCCGGGCGGGGGCGCGGCGCAGCTGCCGAGCGAGGAGGTCGAGGCACAGGCCGCGGCTCAGGTGCCGGGCGACTCGGCCGTGGCCGCGGAGTCGAAGGTTGACCCGACGCCGGGGGAGCAGCCCTCGTGA
- the nuoH gene encoding NADH-quinone oxidoreductase subunit NuoH, whose translation MLAELPVALEVALKAVVVLAAFLSLPLALGQLEHKLMGHMQGRLGPMEAGPHGMLQLVADGIKFAQKEDVTPAAADRPVFRLAPAVALIPYLVALAVIPWSAAWVAADVPASLLLVLAVTSVGVIGTLMAGWGSGNKYSLLGGLRAGAQLVSYEIPLLLAAASVAMAAGTLSLTGIVQEWSWWWLLWQAPAAVVFLVATVAELQRTPFDAPIADSEIVFGPLTEYTGLRFAFFLLAEYAGIVVMSLLFTVLFLGGWRGPFGDIGVVGALWTLLKATLVGAFILWLRVAWPRVREDQLQRLAWLVLLPVALAQLAITGVGVVVLG comes from the coding sequence ATGCTCGCTGAACTCCCGGTGGCCCTCGAGGTCGCGCTGAAGGCCGTCGTCGTGCTGGCGGCCTTCCTCAGCCTGCCCCTGGCACTGGGGCAGCTGGAGCACAAGCTGATGGGGCACATGCAGGGCCGGCTCGGGCCGATGGAGGCCGGGCCGCACGGGATGCTGCAGCTGGTCGCGGACGGCATCAAGTTCGCCCAGAAGGAGGACGTGACGCCGGCCGCGGCAGACCGACCCGTCTTCCGGCTGGCGCCGGCCGTCGCCCTCATCCCCTACCTGGTCGCCCTGGCCGTCATCCCGTGGAGTGCGGCCTGGGTCGCGGCCGATGTCCCCGCCAGTCTCTTGCTCGTGCTCGCGGTGACCAGCGTCGGTGTCATCGGCACGCTGATGGCCGGCTGGGGCTCGGGCAACAAGTACTCCCTGCTGGGCGGCCTGCGGGCCGGCGCCCAGCTGGTCTCCTACGAGATCCCGCTGCTGCTCGCCGCGGCGTCGGTCGCGATGGCCGCCGGCACCCTGTCCCTGACCGGGATCGTCCAGGAGTGGTCCTGGTGGTGGCTGCTCTGGCAGGCGCCCGCGGCGGTCGTCTTCCTCGTCGCCACGGTCGCCGAGCTGCAGCGCACCCCCTTCGACGCCCCGATCGCCGACTCCGAGATCGTCTTCGGGCCGCTGACCGAGTACACCGGCCTGCGCTTCGCCTTCTTCCTGCTGGCCGAGTATGCCGGGATCGTGGTGATGTCCCTGCTGTTCACCGTGCTCTTCCTCGGCGGCTGGCGAGGCCCGTTCGGCGACATCGGCGTCGTCGGCGCCCTGTGGACCCTGCTCAAGGCCACCCTGGTCGGTGCGTTCATCCTCTGGCTGCGGGTGGCCTGGCCGCGGGTGCGGGAGGACCAGCTGCAACGGCTGGCCTGGCTGGTGCTGCTGCCGGTGGCCCTGGCCCAGCTGGCGATCACCGGCGTCGGGGTGGTGGTGCTGGGATGA
- a CDS encoding DUF4097 family beta strand repeat-containing protein, with protein sequence MNQTTATTLTRTFADDATISLLLDNARGDVTIHADADAGTASVELRADREVDFEQVELSCRDGRVVVDVPALLNPEGSRGFSFSLGPLKLSAGDAATVDVIVHVPHGAQVEARTRVGDVSVTGVTGTTRITTGSGDLRAQECAELRASSGSGDISVGTLTAGTVTTGSGDVRVEECTGPGALQLRSGSGDLTVRTRTGETTAATGSGDIDLDLRAGGATLRTGTGDVVVRVPRETPVWLDLNTGLGDVTQRIDPVGPPQQGQDHLSVSVRSGTGDILITH encoded by the coding sequence ATGAACCAGACCACAGCCACCACGCTGACCCGCACCTTCGCCGACGACGCCACCATCTCGCTGCTGCTCGACAACGCTCGCGGTGACGTCACCATCCACGCCGACGCAGACGCGGGCACCGCCTCCGTCGAGCTGCGGGCCGACCGGGAGGTCGACTTCGAGCAGGTCGAGCTGAGCTGCCGGGACGGCCGGGTCGTCGTCGACGTCCCGGCGCTGCTGAACCCGGAGGGATCGAGGGGCTTTTCCTTCAGCCTCGGGCCGCTGAAGCTCTCCGCGGGAGACGCCGCCACCGTCGACGTGATCGTCCACGTGCCGCACGGCGCCCAGGTGGAGGCCCGGACCCGCGTTGGCGACGTCAGTGTCACCGGGGTCACCGGCACCACCCGCATCACCACCGGCAGCGGTGACCTGCGGGCCCAGGAGTGCGCCGAGCTGCGCGCCAGCAGCGGCTCCGGCGACATCAGCGTCGGCACCCTGACCGCCGGGACCGTCACGACCGGCAGTGGCGACGTCCGCGTCGAGGAGTGCACCGGCCCCGGAGCGCTCCAGCTGCGCAGCGGCAGCGGCGACCTCACGGTGCGCACCCGCACCGGGGAGACCACCGCGGCCACGGGCTCCGGTGACATCGACCTCGACCTGCGCGCCGGCGGGGCCACCCTGCGGACCGGGACCGGCGACGTGGTGGTCCGGGTGCCCCGGGAGACCCCCGTCTGGTTGGACCTCAACACCGGTCTGGGCGACGTCACCCAGCGCATCGACCCGGTCGGGCCGCCGCAGCAGGGGCAGGACCACCTGTCCGTGAGCGTGCGCAGCGGCACCGGCGACATCCTCATCACCCACTGA
- a CDS encoding toxin-antitoxin system HicB family antitoxin, which translates to MNLDPYLASVLADLDRATALADEQTRAVAAKVATAVEPALRLALVHALSDAAANVTSELTDAAVVVRMEGRDPVLAVHRTEAVPPAPPTPPAPPIPPHEPLAADSDDGETARVTVRLPQALKGQLDRLAAEAEVSLNTWIVQTLRRAISTVPSGTITPTIHSARRVTGWA; encoded by the coding sequence ATGAACCTCGATCCCTATCTCGCCTCGGTCCTCGCCGACCTCGACCGGGCCACCGCGCTGGCCGACGAGCAGACCCGTGCTGTTGCCGCGAAGGTAGCCACCGCGGTGGAGCCGGCGCTGCGGTTGGCGTTGGTGCACGCACTCTCCGACGCCGCCGCCAACGTCACCAGTGAGCTCACCGATGCGGCCGTCGTCGTCCGGATGGAGGGCCGGGACCCGGTGCTCGCGGTCCACCGGACCGAGGCCGTGCCGCCTGCGCCTCCCACGCCGCCGGCACCGCCGATCCCGCCCCACGAGCCGCTGGCTGCTGACTCGGACGACGGGGAGACCGCGCGGGTCACCGTGCGGCTGCCCCAGGCGCTCAAGGGCCAGCTGGATCGCCTGGCCGCCGAGGCCGAGGTCTCGCTCAACACCTGGATCGTGCAGACCCTGCGGCGCGCGATCAGCACGGTCCCCTCGGGGACCATCACCCCCACCATCCACAGCGCCCGCCGCGTCACCGGCTGGGCCTGA
- a CDS encoding 1-acyl-sn-glycerol-3-phosphate acyltransferase, producing MLRRLAARTFWSLSRWRLSTAPAPDRPTVLVGAPHTSNWDFALMLGITWRLDMDIRWLGKHSLFTGWRGPLMRALGGIPVDRSNAGRVVDEVLELVRSGEVFGLVVTPDGTRGGHTHWKSGFYRIARESGMPVTLGYVDRTTMTTGLGPTLEMTGDVHADMDRIRAFYADKAGFRPDLRVEPRLREETQRV from the coding sequence ATGCTTCGACGCCTCGCGGCTCGCACCTTCTGGTCGCTCAGCCGCTGGAGACTGTCCACCGCGCCGGCACCGGACCGGCCCACGGTGCTGGTCGGTGCACCCCACACCTCCAACTGGGATTTCGCGCTCATGCTCGGGATCACCTGGCGCCTGGACATGGATATCCGGTGGCTGGGCAAGCACAGCCTCTTCACGGGCTGGCGTGGCCCGCTGATGCGTGCCCTTGGCGGCATCCCCGTTGACCGTTCGAACGCGGGCCGTGTCGTCGACGAGGTGCTCGAGCTCGTCCGGTCGGGCGAGGTCTTCGGTCTCGTGGTCACTCCCGACGGGACCCGCGGGGGGCACACCCACTGGAAGTCCGGGTTCTACCGCATCGCCCGGGAGAGCGGTATGCCGGTGACGCTGGGCTATGTCGACCGCACCACGATGACGACAGGTCTGGGCCCGACCCTGGAGATGACCGGAGATGTCCACGCTGACATGGACCGCATCCGGGCGTTCTATGCCGACAAGGCAGGCTTCCGTCCGGACCTGCGCGTCGAGCCGCGGCTGCGCGAGGAGACTCAACGGGTCTGA
- a CDS encoding NADH-quinone oxidoreductase subunit C — protein sequence MTQVEERRVRPPEWHEAVRAARDEGFAFFDWLSAVDETDAQEGEGLPGPGMEVVCQLLDVSRAREGGLRGIRLRARVPAGGTLPSVTGVFRGAAWHERELVEMFGLGVEGFDDGTGLGLRPLLLPEGFEGNPLRKEFVLAARASKPWPGAKEPGEGSGTTARRSPSRRRLLPPGVPDPSWGPRGG from the coding sequence ATGACGCAGGTCGAAGAGCGCCGGGTCCGGCCCCCGGAGTGGCACGAGGCGGTGCGGGCCGCCCGCGACGAGGGCTTCGCCTTCTTCGACTGGCTCTCCGCCGTGGACGAGACCGATGCCCAGGAGGGGGAGGGCCTCCCGGGGCCGGGGATGGAGGTCGTCTGCCAGCTCCTGGACGTCTCCAGGGCGAGGGAGGGGGGATTGCGCGGGATCCGGCTGCGGGCCCGGGTGCCGGCCGGGGGCACCCTGCCCTCGGTCACCGGGGTGTTCCGTGGCGCCGCCTGGCACGAGCGCGAGCTGGTCGAGATGTTCGGCCTGGGCGTCGAGGGCTTCGACGACGGCACCGGGCTGGGCCTGCGACCGCTGCTGCTGCCCGAGGGGTTCGAGGGCAACCCGTTGCGCAAGGAGTTCGTGCTCGCGGCCCGGGCCTCCAAACCGTGGCCGGGGGCCAAGGAGCCGGGTGAGGGATCAGGGACGACCGCCCGGCGCTCGCCGTCCCGCCGCCGGCTGCTCCCGCCCGGCGTGCCCGACCCGTCCTGGGGGCCGCGCGGCGGCTGA
- a CDS encoding RNA polymerase sigma factor produces MPDALPELASAVDAGDPVQSRHALRTVPPEHGDNALALLAGRAAEGSALATELLVEQLDESGVIRRFVSSTLLDESAVDDVSQDVLISVAGSIQSFKGESKVTTWVHSIVRHRVVDHLRRQRATTPLPEDDLGPAQRMSSLLATRATVQAALAGLPDLYRAPVALRDLEGLSYAEVAERLDRNVGTVKAQISRGRALVASTLKGEEWA; encoded by the coding sequence ATGCCCGATGCCCTGCCCGAGCTGGCGTCGGCGGTCGACGCGGGGGACCCAGTTCAGTCACGCCACGCCCTCCGCACCGTGCCACCCGAGCACGGTGACAACGCCCTCGCGCTCCTCGCCGGTCGGGCAGCCGAGGGGTCCGCCCTGGCCACCGAACTGCTGGTCGAGCAGCTCGATGAGTCGGGGGTCATCCGTCGCTTCGTCTCCAGCACCCTCCTGGACGAGTCCGCTGTCGACGACGTCAGCCAGGACGTGCTGATCTCCGTCGCCGGTTCGATCCAGTCCTTCAAGGGCGAGTCCAAGGTCACCACCTGGGTGCACAGCATCGTCCGGCACCGAGTCGTGGACCACCTCCGGCGGCAGCGGGCAACCACTCCCCTGCCCGAGGACGACCTGGGGCCGGCGCAGCGGATGAGCTCGTTGCTCGCCACCCGCGCCACCGTCCAGGCCGCGCTCGCCGGGCTGCCCGATCTCTACCGCGCCCCGGTCGCCCTGCGCGATCTGGAGGGGCTGAGCTACGCCGAGGTCGCCGAGCGGCTCGACCGCAACGTGGGCACCGTCAAGGCCCAGATCTCCCGGGGGCGAGCACTTGTCGCCTCCACGCTCAAGGGCGAGGAGTGGGCGTGA
- a CDS encoding protein kinase domain-containing protein, translating into MTSSAAGARSTGAVRAGRYPLQEVIGVGSFATVHRALDERLDDVVVVKILAENHSLNPEVRERFIAEGRALRRVSSRHVVTVHDIGESDRQQPYLVLELADRGDLAERVRTLRAEGWRASAADLLVVARQLGAALEAVHAARLVHRDLSPANVLLASSHTEGEETRTAQAEAVRADERLVLADLGMCKDLALGSGLTVAGGTAGFRAPELDAGPAVIDTRADLWSLSALVTWLAEGADLPERLHTVLARGQADDPDDRQPDVATWLAEVEEALEPPPPQDGQDLTDEARGGEGATSYRGAWRRTAAVALVALLLGLGAGWLLRGSGDPPAATSSARVHIEAPEQVQVGEPATFTLRHLGVDSWVWVLPTGEHVVDEETVTLTPTGAGTATLSVRALDPEGRDLEDVLEFQVAEP; encoded by the coding sequence GTGACCTCTTCCGCCGCCGGTGCCCGATCCACCGGTGCCGTCCGCGCCGGTCGGTACCCACTCCAGGAGGTCATCGGGGTCGGGTCCTTTGCGACCGTGCACCGCGCGCTCGATGAGCGCCTCGACGATGTCGTGGTCGTCAAGATCCTCGCGGAGAACCACAGTCTCAACCCTGAGGTCCGGGAACGCTTCATCGCCGAAGGTCGCGCCCTACGGCGGGTGAGCAGCCGGCACGTCGTGACCGTCCACGACATTGGGGAGAGCGACCGGCAGCAGCCCTACCTGGTGCTCGAGCTCGCCGACCGGGGTGACCTGGCCGAGCGTGTGAGGACGCTGCGGGCCGAGGGGTGGCGCGCGTCGGCCGCAGACCTGCTGGTGGTAGCCCGGCAGCTCGGTGCCGCCCTCGAGGCTGTCCATGCCGCGCGGCTGGTCCACCGCGACCTCAGCCCCGCGAACGTCCTGCTCGCCTCCTCCCACACCGAGGGGGAGGAGACGCGCACCGCGCAGGCGGAGGCCGTCCGCGCCGACGAGCGGCTGGTCCTGGCCGACCTCGGCATGTGCAAGGACCTGGCGTTGGGCTCGGGGCTCACCGTGGCCGGCGGCACCGCCGGCTTTCGAGCACCCGAGCTGGACGCCGGTCCGGCCGTCATCGACACCCGCGCGGATCTGTGGTCGCTCTCGGCGCTCGTCACCTGGCTGGCCGAGGGCGCCGACCTGCCCGAGCGGCTGCACACGGTGCTGGCACGCGGTCAGGCGGACGATCCGGACGACCGCCAACCCGACGTGGCCACCTGGCTGGCCGAGGTCGAGGAGGCGCTCGAGCCGCCGCCACCGCAGGACGGTCAGGACCTGACGGACGAGGCGAGAGGCGGTGAGGGGGCGACGTCATACCGCGGTGCGTGGCGCCGAACGGCCGCGGTCGCCCTGGTGGCACTTCTGCTCGGTTTGGGCGCCGGGTGGCTGCTGCGCGGGTCGGGTGATCCGCCCGCCGCGACCTCGAGCGCCCGTGTCCACATCGAGGCTCCCGAGCAGGTGCAGGTCGGGGAACCGGCGACCTTCACGCTGCGTCACCTCGGCGTCGACTCCTGGGTCTGGGTGCTGCCGACCGGCGAGCATGTCGTCGACGAGGAGACGGTGACGCTCACCCCGACGGGCGCCGGGACGGCGACCCTGTCCGTCCGAGCCCTGGACCCCGAGGGACGCGACCTCGAGGACGTCCTGGAGTTCCAGGTCGCCGAGCCCTGA